The Humulus lupulus chromosome 3, drHumLupu1.1, whole genome shotgun sequence genome window below encodes:
- the LOC133823967 gene encoding putative pentatricopeptide repeat-containing protein At3g01580 isoform X1 has translation MKRRELLVNLFGSCNSWKSVAQLHCQTFKAGFAHDSFFATKLSALYAKYASLEHARKVFDETPHRTVYLWNAALRSYCRDKQWEETLCLFYNMVSTGRADDEKPDNFTVPIALKACAGLRAVGYGKTLHGFIKKHEKFGQDMYVGSALVDFYSKSGLMDDALQVFKEFSLPDVVLWTSMVTGYEQNGSPEEALRFFSQMVMLEGLAPDRVTLVSIVSACAQLSNFKLGSSVHGFVIRRGIHTDLSLVNSLLNLYAKTGSMKSATSLFNRMPEQDVISWSSIIACCALNGASVEALDLFNEMINRKIEPNSVTVVNALQACTIACTLEEGIKIHELSVRKGFELDVLVSTALIDMYMKCFTPDRAVNVFERMPKKDVVSCAALIGGYAHNGLAHKSIGIFCNMLLYDIKPDAVAMVKILAACAQLGILQQALCLHCCVKKRGFNKNIFVGASLIELYSKCGSLDNAIQIFEGIVNKDVFIWSAMIAAYAIHGCGREAVNIFDQMVKNSGVRPNSVTFLSVLSACSHSGLVEKGLEIFNTMLHYQLKPNSEHYGMIVDLLGRTGKLEKAMELINKMPFPAGPHVWGALLGACRIHHNVKLGEVAARNLFTLDPNHAGYYILLSNIYAVDEKWESVAELRTLIKEKKLKKTFGESTVEAGKKIYSFVAGDRFHPDSDQIYELLRKLEVKMREDAYIPDTELLHHDDKVS, from the exons ATGAAAAGGAGGGAACTGCTTGTTAATCTGTTTGGATCTTGTAATAGTTGGAAATCAGTGGCACAGCTTCACTGTCAAACCTTCAAAGCTGGCTTTGCTCATGATAGTTTCTTTGCGACAAAGCTCAGTGCCTTGTATGCAAAATATGCATCACTTGAGCATGCCCGCAAAGTGTTCGATGAAACGCCCCATAGGACTGTTTATTTATGGAACGCTGCGCTTAGGAGCTACTGTAGAGATAAACAGTGGGAAGAGACTTTGTGTCTCTTTTACAACATGGTATCTACTGGAAGAGCAGATGATGAAAAGCCTGATAATTTCACAGTACCCATTGCTCTTAAGGCATGCGCAGGGTTAAGGGCTGTAGGATATGGCAAAACATTACATGGGTTCATAAAGAAACATGAAAAGTTTGGTCAGGACATGTATGTGGGTTCAGCTTTAGTCGATTTTTACTCAAAAAGTGGGCTTATGGATGATGCTTTACAAGTGTTTAAGGAATTTTCTCTACCTGATGTTGTTTTGTGGACTTCAATGGTTACTGGGTATGAGCAAAATGGCAGTCCTGAAGAAGCATTAAGATTTTTCTCCCAAATGGTTATGTTGGAGGGTTTAGCTCCTGATAGAGTGACACTTGTCAGTATTGTTTCTGCTTGTGCTCAGCTATCAAATTTTAAGCTTGGTAGTAGCGTACATGGTTTTGTCATTAGGAGGGGCATTCATACTGATTTATCTTTGGTCAATTCACTTTTGAATCTATATGCAAAGACAGGTTCCATGAAATCTGCCACTAGCTTGTTTAATAGAATGCCAGAACAAGATGTGATATCGTGGAGCTCAATTATTGCTTGTTGTGCTCTTAATGGGGCATCTGTGGAAGCATTAGATCTTTTCAATGAAATGATTAACCGGAAAATTGAACCCAATTCAGTGACAGTTGTTAATGCATTGCAGGCATGTACAATTGCCTGTACCTTAGAAGAAGGTATAAAGATTCATGAACTTTCTGTTAGGAAAGGTTTTGAATTGGATGTCTTGGTATCTACAGCTCTAATTGATATGTACATGAAGTGTTTCACCCCTGACAGAGCAGTAAATGTCTTTGAAAGAATGCCCAAGAAAGACGTGGTTTCTTGTGCTGCATTGATAGGCGGTTATGCTCATAATGGATTGGCACATAAGTCAATTGGGATATTTTGTAACATGCTATTATATGATATTAAACCTGATGCTGTTGCTATGGTGAAGATTCTGGCAGCATGTGCACAGTTGGGGATTCTTCAGCAAGCTCTCTGCCTTCATTGTTGTGTGAAGAAAAGGGGATTTAACAAGAACATCTTTGTTGGAGCTTCACTGATAGAGTTGTACTCAAAGTGTGGTAGCCTAGATAATGCAATCCAAATATTTGAAGGAATTGTGAACAAAGATGTTTTTATCTGGAGTGCCATGATTGCAGCTTATGCAATCCATGGGTGTGGAAGAGAAGCTGTAAATATATTTGATCAAATGGTTAAGAACTCAGGTGTTAGACCCAACAGTGTTACATTTCTCTCTGTTTTATCCGCGTGTAGCCATTCGGGTCTTGTTGAAAAGGGGTTAGAAATATTTAATACAATGCTGCATTACCAACTGAAACCAAATTCTGAGCATTATGGAATGATAGTTGATCTTCTAGGTCGCACCGGAAAGTTGGAAAAGGCCATGGAACTTATCAACAAAATGCCATTTCCAGCTGGGCCACATGTTTGGGGAGCTTTACTTGGTGCTTGTCGTATTCATCACAATGTCAAATTGGGAGAGGTTGCAGCCAGGAATCTTTTCACGTTAGATCCTAACCACGCAGGGTATTATATATTGCTATCAAATATCTATGCTGTGGACGAGAAATGGGAAAGTGTGGCAGAACTTAGAACTCTAATTAAGGAAAAGAAGTTGAAGAAGACATTTGGTGAAAGTACGGTTGAAGCAGGAAAGAAAATCTATAGCTTTGTTGCTGGTGATAGATTTCACCCAGACTCTGACCAGATTTACGAATTACTGAGAAAGTTGGAGGTGAAGATGAGAGAAGATGCTTATATTCCTGATACTGAACTTCTGCATCATGATGATAAG GTCTCATGA